One genomic window of Oleomonas cavernae includes the following:
- a CDS encoding TIR domain-containing protein, translating into MALPIRTTLADVDALCGYLITKPTGANTAEAKAVLDEKILDGRKLSALKVWGLIEETSAGKMRLTERGRLVSKDKGARRSSALKEVVSSISPYVAIIERAIHRGETALTATEVATHWHQHFKSDASDSDKILNDQAVCFFQLAEGADLGKLVVGRKGQSTRFVFDELNTRAFIENIDPKNDVDEEITDEHTNSEELSRKNPIPGTTNPDISMPEKAAQHGNRVFITHGKNKKILEQVKELVAFGKFEPIVAQERETAAKPVPDKVMDEMRSCHAAVIHVGLEGMIKDQDGNEHPQINGNVLIEIGAAMALYGRNFILLVEEGAKLPSNLQGLYECRYSGDELNMPATMKLLKAFNEFH; encoded by the coding sequence ATGGCCCTTCCGATCCGCACCACTCTTGCAGATGTTGATGCCTTGTGCGGATACCTGATCACCAAGCCGACCGGCGCCAACACTGCAGAAGCAAAGGCTGTCCTGGACGAAAAAATCCTGGATGGTCGCAAGCTTTCAGCTTTAAAGGTGTGGGGCCTGATAGAAGAAACAAGTGCTGGGAAGATGAGACTCACGGAGCGAGGTCGCCTTGTATCAAAAGACAAAGGCGCTAGACGATCCAGCGCCCTAAAGGAGGTAGTGTCTTCTATCAGTCCATATGTCGCAATCATTGAGAGAGCAATTCATAGAGGGGAAACGGCTCTCACTGCAACCGAAGTTGCCACACACTGGCATCAACACTTTAAATCAGACGCCTCAGATAGCGACAAGATACTAAATGATCAAGCAGTATGCTTTTTTCAGCTTGCGGAGGGAGCGGATTTAGGAAAACTTGTTGTTGGAAGAAAAGGGCAGTCAACTAGGTTTGTTTTTGATGAATTAAATACCCGAGCCTTCATCGAAAATATCGATCCTAAAAATGATGTCGATGAAGAAATTACAGATGAGCATACAAATTCAGAGGAGTTGTCACGGAAAAATCCCATTCCTGGTACGACCAATCCAGATATTTCTATGCCGGAAAAGGCCGCACAGCATGGAAATAGGGTTTTTATTACTCATGGGAAGAACAAAAAAATCCTTGAGCAGGTTAAGGAATTAGTTGCATTCGGGAAATTCGAACCAATCGTTGCTCAAGAGCGAGAAACCGCTGCAAAGCCCGTCCCCGACAAGGTTATGGACGAGATGCGTTCATGCCATGCGGCTGTTATACATGTCGGCCTAGAGGGCATGATTAAAGATCAAGACGGGAATGAACATCCACAAATAAATGGTAATGTTCTGATTGAGATAGGCGCCGCAATGGCCCTTTACGGAAGGAATTTCATTTTATTAGTCGAAGAAGGAGCAAAGCTACCTTCAAATTTACAAGGTCTATATGAATGCAGATATTCTGGAGACGAATTAAATATGCCAGCAACCATGAAACTTCTTAAAGCATTCAATGAATTTCACTGA
- a CDS encoding toll/interleukin-1 receptor domain-containing protein, giving the protein MANDDTIHAGWDAFISHASEDKETFVRPLANALVSLGVSVWYDEFTLNIGDSISESIDQGLKKSRYGIVILSRNFMNKSWPKRELKGLVALEISGRGRILPVWHEVEYLEVEQFSPPLADSFAVRTSDAEAVDIALKILKVIRPDLYAAHPRSQLVNLANGQAIAEMQDELARLRRDISEFQCPYCGSYLVSSIQAPIDDQGKHWDTVREFECGFSDFGGEKRQLCPSDPDFPMFDDYELLFTMEMGNPTQWLCYARGKTEGSRAVRLPDTFGTTKEEASEAMRSAYRRKARKIDSL; this is encoded by the coding sequence ATGGCTAACGACGATACTATCCATGCAGGGTGGGATGCATTCATATCGCACGCGTCGGAAGACAAGGAAACTTTCGTGCGGCCATTAGCTAACGCGCTAGTCAGCTTGGGTGTTAGTGTTTGGTATGATGAATTCACGCTCAATATCGGCGACTCAATTTCAGAATCAATAGATCAGGGGCTTAAAAAATCTAGATATGGTATAGTCATTCTTAGTAGGAATTTTATGAATAAATCTTGGCCAAAACGGGAATTGAAAGGATTAGTTGCTTTAGAAATTAGCGGCAGAGGCCGAATTTTGCCTGTTTGGCATGAGGTGGAATACCTGGAGGTGGAACAATTTAGTCCGCCTCTCGCAGATAGTTTCGCGGTGCGAACATCCGATGCGGAGGCGGTTGATATTGCACTTAAAATCCTAAAAGTTATTCGGCCAGATCTCTATGCCGCACATCCGAGGAGCCAACTCGTTAATTTGGCAAACGGTCAAGCCATTGCGGAAATGCAGGATGAATTGGCTAGGCTACGAAGGGATATTTCAGAGTTCCAGTGTCCTTATTGCGGCTCCTATTTGGTAAGTAGTATTCAGGCGCCAATCGACGACCAAGGGAAACATTGGGATACAGTGAGAGAATTCGAGTGCGGCTTTAGCGACTTTGGGGGAGAGAAGCGGCAACTTTGCCCGTCAGATCCCGACTTTCCAATGTTCGACGACTATGAGTTGCTTTTTACTATGGAGATGGGAAATCCAACTCAATGGCTCTGCTATGCGCGTGGCAAAACGGAGGGCTCTCGCGCTGTACGGCTTCCTGATACATTCGGCACAACAAAAGAGGAAGCTTCTGAAGCCATGAGATCCGCTTACCGGAGAAAGGCGAGAAAAATTGATAGTCTTTAG
- a CDS encoding ABC transporter ATP-binding protein: MEPVDDAVRSEPRLELRGITKAFPGVIANADVSFCVGAGEIHALLGENGAGKSTLVKQIYGILKPDRGEILWDGREVSVPSPHAARTLGIGMVFQHFSLFEAMTVLENVALGMDDPGRDRAGLAARIKQVSESYGLPLDPAREVHTLSVGERQRIEIVRCLLQSPRLLVMDEPTSVLTPQEVGRLFETLRKLKAEGCSILYISHKLGEIKELCDRATILRGGKVVAACDPGQETARSMAQLMIGAEFRSVARREAGGSDGRARLVVKGLSMAPEMAHGVPLKNIHLSLRAGEILGVAGVAGNGQGDLLAAIAGERRAASAEMVAIDGKPVGRLGPAARRRLGLCTVPEERNGHGAVPDMSLTDNALLSGFKRMGFIRGGFLDRPKARRFAAEVIARFDVRTPGTETAAGSLSGGNLQKFIVGREIMQKPEVLVVAQPTWGVDAAAAATIQQALVDLAATGSAILVISQDLDELLTLTDRICVINAGQLSDALPTATVSVEEIGLLMGGIHGVPEAVPDRGAA; the protein is encoded by the coding sequence ATGGAGCCTGTTGACGACGCCGTCAGATCTGAGCCGCGCCTGGAGCTGCGCGGGATCACCAAGGCGTTTCCCGGCGTCATCGCCAATGCGGATGTCTCGTTTTGTGTCGGCGCGGGCGAGATTCACGCGCTGCTGGGCGAGAACGGGGCGGGCAAGAGCACGCTGGTCAAGCAGATCTATGGCATCCTGAAGCCCGATCGCGGCGAGATCCTGTGGGATGGCCGCGAGGTGAGCGTGCCCAGCCCCCATGCCGCCCGCACACTCGGCATCGGCATGGTGTTCCAGCATTTCTCGCTGTTCGAGGCGATGACCGTGCTGGAAAACGTGGCGCTGGGCATGGACGACCCGGGGCGCGACCGGGCGGGCCTGGCCGCGCGCATCAAACAGGTGTCCGAGAGCTACGGCCTGCCGCTGGACCCGGCGCGCGAGGTTCACACCCTGTCGGTGGGCGAGCGCCAGCGTATCGAGATCGTGCGCTGCCTGCTGCAGTCCCCGCGCCTGCTGGTGATGGACGAGCCGACCTCGGTGCTCACGCCGCAGGAGGTGGGGCGGCTGTTCGAGACCCTGCGCAAGTTGAAGGCCGAGGGCTGCTCGATCCTCTACATTTCCCACAAGCTGGGCGAGATCAAGGAGCTGTGCGACCGCGCCACCATCCTGCGCGGCGGCAAGGTGGTCGCCGCCTGCGACCCGGGACAAGAGACCGCGCGCAGCATGGCGCAGTTGATGATCGGGGCGGAATTCCGCAGCGTCGCCAGGCGTGAGGCCGGCGGCAGCGATGGCCGCGCGCGCCTGGTGGTGAAGGGGTTGAGCATGGCGCCGGAGATGGCGCATGGCGTGCCCTTGAAGAATATTCACCTGTCCCTGCGGGCGGGCGAGATTCTGGGCGTGGCCGGGGTGGCCGGCAACGGCCAGGGCGATCTGCTGGCCGCCATCGCGGGCGAGCGGCGGGCGGCATCGGCTGAGATGGTCGCGATCGACGGTAAGCCGGTGGGCCGCCTGGGCCCGGCAGCGCGGCGCCGGCTGGGCCTGTGTACGGTGCCGGAGGAGCGCAACGGCCACGGTGCCGTACCGGACATGTCGCTGACCGACAATGCCCTGCTCTCGGGTTTCAAGCGCATGGGCTTCATCCGGGGCGGCTTCCTCGACCGGCCCAAGGCGCGGCGCTTTGCGGCCGAGGTCATCGCCCGCTTCGACGTGCGCACGCCGGGCACCGAGACGGCGGCGGGCAGCCTGTCGGGCGGCAATTTGCAGAAATTCATCGTCGGGCGCGAGATCATGCAAAAGCCCGAGGTGCTGGTGGTGGCACAGCCCACCTGGGGCGTCGACGCCGCCGCCGCCGCCACGATCCAGCAGGCACTGGTCGATCTTGCCGCGACCGGCAGTGCGATCCTGGTGATCTCGCAGGATCTGGACGAATTGCTCACCTTGACCGACCGGATCTGCGTGATCAATGCCGGGCAATTGTCCGATGCCCTGCCCACCGCCACCGTCTCGGTCGAGGAGATCGGCTTGCTGATGGGCGGCATCCACGGCGTGCCTGAAGCCGTTCCTGATCGGGGGGCCGCGTGA
- a CDS encoding ABC transporter permease — protein MAYKIEARRQISTRMLYLTPFIAVAATVAAGFFLFVALGVDPVETLYYFFISPLETKNGLAELGVKAAPLIMIAVGLALGYRANIWNIGAEGQLTMGALCGGAVALAFWEQGGFYILPLMALAGMAGGAAWAAIPAFLKTRFNVNEILTSLMLTYVATLFLAVMVFGPLKDPQGYNFPQSRLFSDSALLPIIWEETRLHLGFVVALAVAVAGWVLLSRSIIGFQIRTLGSAPAAARYAGFDRTRLTWFCLLLTGALAGLAGTFEVAGPVGQLVPNVSPGYGFTAIIVAFLGRLHPLGIIASGFLMALSYLGGENAQITVGLPQAVTGVFQGLLLFFLLASDFLVRYRVRRVKLLLEGV, from the coding sequence ATGGCCTACAAGATCGAGGCGCGGCGCCAGATCTCCACCCGCATGCTGTACCTCACCCCGTTCATCGCGGTGGCGGCGACGGTGGCGGCGGGGTTCTTCCTGTTTGTGGCCCTGGGCGTCGATCCGGTGGAGACGCTGTATTACTTCTTCATCTCGCCCCTGGAGACCAAGAACGGCCTGGCCGAGCTGGGCGTGAAGGCGGCGCCGCTGATCATGATCGCGGTCGGCCTGGCGCTGGGCTACCGGGCCAATATCTGGAACATCGGGGCGGAGGGGCAGCTCACCATGGGCGCCCTGTGCGGCGGGGCGGTGGCGCTGGCCTTCTGGGAACAGGGCGGGTTCTACATCCTGCCCCTGATGGCGCTGGCGGGGATGGCCGGCGGGGCGGCCTGGGCGGCGATCCCCGCCTTTCTCAAGACCCGCTTCAACGTGAACGAAATCCTCACCAGCCTGATGCTGACCTACGTCGCCACGCTGTTCCTGGCGGTGATGGTGTTCGGGCCGCTGAAAGATCCACAGGGTTACAATTTCCCGCAGTCGCGCCTGTTCTCGGACTCGGCCCTGCTGCCGATCATCTGGGAGGAGACGCGGCTGCATCTGGGCTTCGTGGTGGCGCTGGCGGTTGCCGTGGCGGGTTGGGTGCTGTTGTCCCGCAGCATCATCGGCTTCCAGATCCGCACGCTGGGCTCCGCCCCCGCCGCCGCGCGCTATGCCGGCTTCGACCGCACGCGGCTCACCTGGTTCTGCCTGTTGCTGACTGGTGCCCTGGCGGGGCTGGCCGGCACCTTCGAGGTGGCGGGGCCGGTCGGGCAGTTGGTGCCCAATGTCTCGCCCGGCTATGGCTTCACCGCCATCATCGTCGCCTTCCTCGGCCGCCTGCATCCGCTGGGCATCATCGCTTCGGGCTTCCTGATGGCGCTGTCCTATCTGGGGGGCGAGAATGCGCAGATCACGGTGGGCCTGCCGCAGGCGGTGACCGGCGTGTTCCAGGGCCTGCTGCTGTTCTTCCTGCTCGCCTCCGATTTCCTGGTGCGCTACCGGGTGCGGCGGGTGAAGCTGCTGTTGGAGGGGGTGTGA
- a CDS encoding ABC transporter permease, with protein sequence MNIDTILPMLLTVIAAATPLLLASIGELVTEKAGVLNLGVEGMMLAGAVIAFATTVGTGSAALGIVAAMLAGMATALVFGVLTLTLMANQVATGLALTIFGIGLSSLIGSGYIGVPVEKLAHLDIAGLSDLPVIGPLLFGHDVLVYAAVAITFAVAWFLKHTRAGLILRAVGESDLSAHSIGYDVIKVRYMAVLFGGLCSGLAGAYLSLSYTPMWVEGMTAGRGWIALALVAFASWRPWRVLGGAYIFGGVTILQLYLQGSGGIGVPAQVMNMLPYLATIIVLTVISAGPWRGRLDAPACLGKPFRPAS encoded by the coding sequence ATGAATATCGATACCATCCTGCCCATGCTGCTCACCGTGATTGCCGCGGCCACCCCCCTGCTGCTCGCCTCGATCGGGGAGCTGGTGACCGAGAAGGCCGGGGTGCTGAACCTCGGCGTCGAGGGCATGATGCTGGCCGGCGCCGTGATCGCCTTCGCCACCACCGTGGGCACGGGCAGCGCCGCCCTGGGCATTGTCGCCGCCATGCTGGCCGGCATGGCCACGGCCCTGGTGTTCGGGGTCCTGACCCTCACCTTGATGGCTAACCAGGTGGCGACCGGCCTGGCGCTGACCATATTCGGCATCGGCCTGTCGTCCCTGATCGGCAGCGGCTATATCGGCGTGCCGGTGGAGAAACTCGCCCACCTCGACATTGCCGGCCTGTCCGATCTGCCGGTCATCGGCCCGCTGCTGTTCGGGCACGACGTGCTGGTCTACGCCGCCGTCGCGATCACCTTCGCGGTTGCCTGGTTCCTGAAGCACACGCGGGCCGGCCTGATCCTGCGGGCGGTGGGGGAATCCGATCTCTCGGCCCATTCGATCGGCTATGACGTGATCAAGGTGCGCTACATGGCCGTGCTGTTCGGGGGCCTGTGCAGCGGCCTGGCCGGGGCCTATCTCTCGCTGTCCTACACGCCCATGTGGGTGGAGGGGATGACGGCCGGGCGCGGCTGGATCGCACTGGCGCTGGTCGCCTTTGCCTCGTGGCGGCCGTGGCGGGTGCTGGGCGGGGCCTATATCTTCGGCGGCGTGACCATCCTGCAGCTTTACCTGCAGGGCTCGGGCGGCATCGGCGTGCCCGCGCAGGTGATGAACATGCTGCCCTATCTTGCTACCATCATCGTCCTCACCGTGATTTCGGCCGGCCCCTGGCGGGGACGGCTGGACGCGCCGGCCTGTCTGGGCAAACCTTTCCGGCCTGCAAGCTGA
- a CDS encoding BMP family ABC transporter substrate-binding protein, with protein MIRPINRRTFLGTAAAGLTLAASPLRGASAADPLKIGFVYVGPVGDFGWTHGHDIGRKAIEAKFGDKVKTTFVESVAEGPDAERVIRQLASSGNKLIFTTSFGYMEPTLKVAKSFPKVMFEHATGFKTAPNVSVYNSRFYEGRAIVGHIAGSLTKTGKIGYIASVPIPEVVMGINATAIAARKVRPDAEVKVVWVNSWYDPGKEGDAAKALIDQGVDIMTQHTDSPAPLQIAEQRGILGVGQASDMKNFAPKAQLTAIVDEWGPYYVERTQAMLDGTWKTSDTWHGLKEGFLSMAPYGDAVPEALRKEADDIKAGIIAGTYLPFAGPIKDQKGEVKIPEGKSIPDGDLLGMNWYVEGVQA; from the coding sequence ATGATCCGACCCATCAACCGCCGCACCTTCCTCGGCACGGCCGCCGCCGGCCTGACCCTGGCCGCCAGCCCGTTGCGCGGGGCCAGCGCCGCCGACCCCTTGAAGATCGGTTTCGTCTATGTCGGCCCCGTGGGCGATTTCGGCTGGACCCATGGCCACGATATCGGCCGCAAGGCGATCGAGGCCAAGTTCGGCGACAAGGTGAAGACCACCTTCGTCGAGAGCGTCGCCGAGGGCCCGGATGCCGAGCGGGTGATCCGGCAACTGGCGTCGAGCGGCAACAAGCTGATCTTCACCACCTCGTTCGGCTATATGGAGCCGACCTTGAAGGTGGCCAAGAGCTTCCCCAAGGTGATGTTCGAACACGCCACGGGCTTCAAGACCGCGCCCAATGTCAGCGTCTACAACTCGCGCTTCTATGAAGGCCGCGCCATCGTCGGCCATATCGCGGGCAGCCTGACCAAGACCGGCAAGATCGGCTACATCGCCTCCGTGCCCATCCCGGAAGTGGTGATGGGCATCAATGCGACCGCGATCGCCGCGCGCAAGGTGCGCCCCGATGCGGAAGTGAAGGTGGTGTGGGTGAACTCCTGGTACGACCCGGGCAAGGAAGGCGACGCCGCCAAGGCCCTGATCGACCAGGGCGTCGACATCATGACCCAGCACACCGACAGCCCGGCGCCGCTGCAGATCGCCGAACAGCGCGGTATCCTCGGCGTCGGCCAGGCCTCGGACATGAAGAACTTCGCGCCCAAGGCCCAGCTCACCGCCATCGTCGACGAATGGGGCCCCTATTACGTCGAACGCACCCAGGCGATGCTCGACGGCACCTGGAAGACCAGCGACACCTGGCACGGCCTGAAGGAAGGCTTTCTCTCGATGGCGCCCTATGGTGACGCGGTGCCCGAGGCGCTGCGCAAGGAAGCCGACGACATCAAGGCCGGCATCATCGCCGGCACCTACCTGCCCTTCGCCGGCCCGATCAAGGACCAGAAGGGCGAGGTCAAGATCCCCGAGGGCAAGTCGATCCCCGACGGCGACCTGCTGGGCATGAACTGGTACGTCGAGGGTGTGCAGGCCTGA
- the guaD gene encoding guanine deaminase, whose amino-acid sequence MTTSSPRRALRGRLLDFVADPAVAGADALRYVRDGILVVEDGRITARGEAAALLPGLACPIDDHTGKLILPGLIDLHIHYPQSRVIAAFGTQLMDWLERYTFPEESRLADPDHAKWQADFFLDELLANGTTTAMVYSTVHTGAAEAFFEASAARNTRMIAGKSMMDRNAPPWLMDTAQGSYDAAKYLIQRWHGSGRQLYAVTPRFALTSSDAQLELAAALMQEFPGVYLQTHLSENDKEIELVRQTYPWARHYTHVYERFGITGPRSLFGHSIHLDDDEVRILAETGSIAVFCPTSNTFLGSGLFDRDRLAAGGVRLGLATDVGGGTSYSMLATAGEAYKVLQLRRQTLRPLDAFHMMTRGNAAALSLTDKIGTLDVGSEADVVVLDARATPAMAHRMTAVEDDLEQELFVLMIMGDDRNVAATYVAGHQRKRPG is encoded by the coding sequence ATGACCACCTCCTCCCCCCGCCGCGCCCTGCGCGGGCGCCTGCTTGATTTTGTTGCCGACCCCGCCGTGGCGGGCGCGGATGCCCTGCGTTACGTGCGCGACGGCATCCTGGTGGTCGAGGATGGCCGCATCACCGCCCGGGGCGAGGCCGCTGCCCTGCTCCCGGGCCTCGCCTGCCCGATCGACGACCACACCGGCAAGCTGATCCTGCCCGGCCTGATCGACCTGCACATCCATTACCCGCAAAGCCGGGTCATCGCCGCCTTCGGCACCCAGCTCATGGACTGGCTGGAACGCTATACATTCCCCGAGGAAAGCCGGCTGGCCGACCCCGATCACGCCAAGTGGCAGGCCGATTTCTTCCTCGACGAACTGCTCGCCAACGGCACCACCACGGCGATGGTCTACAGCACCGTGCATACCGGCGCGGCCGAGGCATTCTTCGAGGCCTCGGCCGCGCGCAATACCCGCATGATCGCCGGCAAGTCGATGATGGACCGCAATGCGCCGCCCTGGCTGATGGATACGGCGCAGGGCTCCTACGATGCGGCGAAATACCTGATCCAGCGATGGCATGGCAGCGGGCGCCAGCTCTATGCGGTGACCCCGCGCTTTGCCCTGACCTCGAGCGACGCGCAGCTCGAGTTGGCGGCGGCGCTGATGCAGGAATTCCCCGGCGTCTACCTGCAAACCCATCTGTCGGAGAACGACAAGGAAATCGAACTGGTGCGCCAGACCTACCCCTGGGCGCGCCACTACACCCACGTCTACGAGCGTTTCGGCATCACCGGCCCGCGCTCCCTGTTCGGCCATTCGATCCACCTCGACGATGACGAGGTGCGGATCCTGGCCGAGACCGGCTCGATTGCCGTGTTCTGCCCGACCTCGAACACCTTCTTAGGCTCCGGCCTGTTCGACCGCGACCGTTTGGCCGCAGGCGGTGTGCGCTTGGGGCTCGCCACCGATGTCGGCGGCGGCACCAGCTATTCCATGCTGGCGACCGCCGGCGAGGCCTACAAGGTGCTGCAACTGCGCCGCCAGACGCTGCGTCCGCTCGACGCCTTCCACATGATGACCAGGGGCAATGCCGCCGCCCTGAGCCTGACCGACAAGATCGGCACGCTGGACGTGGGCTCGGAAGCGGATGTGGTGGTGCTCGATGCCCGCGCCACCCCGGCCATGGCCCACCGCATGACCGCGGTGGAGGACGACCTGGAACAGGAGCTGTTCGTCCTGATGATCATGGGCGACGACCGCAATGTCGCCGCGACTTATGTCGCCGGGCACCAGCGCAAAAGGCCCGGCTGA